Proteins co-encoded in one Afipia sp. P52-10 genomic window:
- the urtB gene encoding urea ABC transporter permease subunit UrtB, with the protein MCLLAGALIAPASASPLEDATAKFASDSFSDTESAVSAIAASGDARALPIITALQEGRLLADPATKKAYIKERDDRIVDAITGAAVASVPASLSAVRLNNRLRRSVEAALGGLTLLSADPARRLQAAQSVFKSRDANALATIEGALPKETNANVKRAFTEARAAILLAKADAPEASRIEAIATIRDRGDQDALALLTSVANDPSKLVAQTAQSAISSIQSSLAMWSAAQNAWYGISLGSVLLLAAIGLAITFGVMGVINMAHGEMVMIGAYTTFVVQDIIRSSYPGLFDYSLLIAVPLAFLVAGAIGVAMERGIIRFLYGRPLETLLATWGISLILQQAVRTAFGPTNREVGNPSWMSGAFELGQITITYNRLWIVAFTLAVFAILLLMLRYTSLGLEMRAVTQNRRMAASMGIATSRVDALTFGLGSGIAGIAGVALSQIDNVSPNLGQSYIIDSFMVVVFGGVGNLWGTLVGAFTLGIANKFLEPIAGAVLGKIAILVLIILFIQKRPRGLFALKGRAVEA; encoded by the coding sequence ATGTGCCTGCTTGCCGGTGCCCTCATCGCTCCCGCATCCGCAAGCCCTCTCGAGGATGCAACCGCGAAATTCGCCAGCGACTCCTTCTCCGACACTGAATCCGCCGTCAGCGCCATTGCCGCAAGCGGCGATGCCCGCGCACTCCCGATCATCACGGCGCTGCAGGAAGGCCGGCTGCTCGCAGATCCGGCCACCAAGAAAGCCTACATCAAGGAGCGCGACGACAGGATCGTCGACGCTATCACCGGCGCAGCAGTCGCCTCGGTGCCTGCCAGTCTCAGCGCCGTTCGCCTCAACAATCGCCTGCGCCGCAGCGTGGAGGCCGCGCTCGGCGGCTTGACGCTGCTGTCCGCCGATCCGGCACGGCGGCTGCAGGCGGCCCAGTCCGTGTTCAAGTCGCGTGACGCCAATGCGCTCGCGACCATCGAGGGCGCGCTGCCGAAGGAAACCAACGCCAACGTCAAGCGCGCCTTCACCGAAGCCCGCGCGGCAATCCTGCTCGCCAAGGCCGATGCGCCCGAGGCGAGCCGCATCGAAGCCATCGCCACCATTCGCGATCGCGGTGATCAGGACGCGCTGGCCCTGCTGACCAGCGTCGCCAACGATCCCTCCAAGCTGGTGGCGCAAACCGCGCAGTCGGCGATCTCGTCAATCCAGAGTTCGCTTGCGATGTGGTCGGCGGCGCAGAACGCCTGGTACGGCATTTCGCTCGGCTCCGTGCTGCTGCTCGCCGCCATCGGCCTTGCCATCACCTTCGGCGTGATGGGCGTCATCAACATGGCGCATGGCGAGATGGTGATGATCGGCGCCTACACCACCTTTGTCGTGCAGGACATCATCCGCTCCTCCTATCCCGGCCTGTTCGACTACTCGCTGCTGATCGCCGTGCCGCTCGCCTTCCTGGTGGCAGGCGCGATCGGCGTCGCCATGGAGCGCGGCATCATTCGCTTCCTTTACGGGCGCCCGCTGGAAACGCTGCTGGCCACCTGGGGCATCTCGCTGATCCTGCAACAGGCGGTGCGCACCGCGTTCGGCCCGACCAACCGCGAGGTGGGCAACCCTTCGTGGATGAGCGGCGCATTCGAACTCGGCCAGATCACCATCACCTACAACCGCCTCTGGATCGTCGCCTTCACGCTGGCGGTGTTCGCGATCCTGCTGTTGATGCTGCGCTACACCAGCCTTGGGCTGGAGATGCGCGCGGTGACGCAGAATCGGCGCATGGCAGCCTCGATGGGCATCGCCACCTCCCGCGTCGATGCGCTCACCTTCGGCCTCGGCTCGGGCATCGCCGGGATCGCCGGCGTGGCGCTGTCGCAGATCGACAACGTCAGCCCCAACCTCGGCCAGAGCTACATCATCGACAGCTTCATGGTGGTGGTGTTCGGCGGCGTCGGCAATCTGTGGGGCACGCTGGTCGGCGCCTTCACCCTCGGCATCGCCAACAAATTCCTGGAGCCGATCGCAGGCGCCGTCCTCGGCAAGATCGCGATCCTGGTGCTGATCATCCTGTTCATCCAGAAGCGGCCACGCGGCCTGTTCGCACTCAAGGGACGGGCGGTGGAAGCATGA
- a CDS encoding DEAD/DEAH box helicase yields MTSFSDFGLADPISLALREENYVTPTPIQAQTIPIALTGRDVVGIAQTGTGKTASFALPILHRLIHPRKQTAPKSCRVLVLSPTRELSGQILDSFQAYGRHLRLNSTLAIGGVPMGRQVRAVMPGVDILVATPGRLLDLVRGNALKLNQVEFLVLDEADRMLDMGFINDIRKIVAKLPVERQTLFFSATMPKAIAELAQDMLRDPARVAVTPVSSTAERVAQRIIQVDRGAKPTLLAKLLKAEPVDRALVFTRTKHGADKVVKSLAKVDIAAQAIHGNKSQNHRERTLAAFRSGEIRTLVATDIAARGIDVDGVSHVVNFDLPNVPETYVHRIGRTARAGADGVAISLVDADEMAYLRDIERLIKQSLPREDQRTGDTRTHAERTGDTRDHRGRRAQQGRPQTVHGQEANGPVSYGRSGNGPAAGGRPNGQPAGHHSANGNGPTGAKGRRRRRKPVQRPHAEAAAVVQSGMGGIAFMTRDSRPARPQEQRQSPKSVQGRHRDSRRPQR; encoded by the coding sequence TTGACTTCCTTTTCGGATTTCGGCCTTGCCGATCCCATTTCTCTGGCCCTTCGGGAAGAGAACTACGTCACTCCAACACCCATCCAGGCTCAAACCATTCCGATCGCGCTGACCGGACGCGATGTCGTCGGCATCGCCCAGACCGGCACGGGCAAGACGGCCTCGTTCGCGCTGCCGATCCTGCATCGGCTGATCCATCCGCGGAAGCAGACCGCACCGAAGAGCTGCCGCGTGCTGGTGCTCTCGCCGACGCGCGAACTGTCGGGCCAGATCCTCGACAGCTTCCAGGCTTACGGACGCCATCTCCGCCTGAATTCGACGCTCGCCATCGGCGGCGTGCCGATGGGCCGCCAGGTTCGTGCGGTGATGCCCGGCGTCGATATCCTGGTGGCGACACCGGGGCGCCTGCTCGATCTCGTGCGCGGCAATGCGTTGAAGCTCAACCAGGTGGAATTCCTGGTGCTCGACGAAGCTGACCGCATGCTCGATATGGGTTTCATCAACGACATCCGTAAAATCGTCGCCAAGCTGCCGGTCGAGCGGCAGACGCTGTTCTTCTCGGCAACGATGCCGAAGGCGATTGCCGAACTCGCCCAGGATATGCTGCGCGATCCGGCGCGCGTTGCCGTGACACCGGTGTCCTCGACCGCCGAGCGCGTCGCTCAGCGGATCATCCAGGTCGATCGGGGCGCCAAGCCGACGCTGCTGGCGAAGCTCCTGAAGGCCGAGCCGGTGGATCGCGCGCTGGTGTTCACCCGCACCAAGCATGGTGCCGACAAGGTGGTGAAGAGCCTCGCCAAGGTGGACATCGCGGCACAGGCGATCCACGGCAACAAGTCGCAGAACCATCGCGAGCGGACGCTTGCGGCATTCCGCTCGGGCGAAATCCGGACCCTGGTGGCGACTGATATCGCCGCCCGCGGCATCGATGTCGACGGCGTCAGCCATGTGGTGAACTTCGACCTGCCGAACGTGCCGGAAACCTACGTCCATCGCATCGGCCGCACCGCGCGCGCCGGCGCCGACGGCGTCGCGATCTCGCTGGTCGATGCCGACGAGATGGCCTACCTGCGCGATATCGAACGGCTGATCAAGCAATCGCTGCCGCGCGAGGATCAGCGCACCGGCGACACCCGCACCCATGCGGAGCGTACCGGCGATACCCGCGATCATCGCGGGCGGCGGGCGCAGCAGGGCCGGCCGCAGACGGTGCATGGTCAAGAGGCCAATGGTCCTGTGAGCTACGGTCGTTCCGGCAACGGTCCGGCAGCCGGAGGGCGCCCCAACGGCCAGCCTGCGGGTCATCATTCCGCCAATGGCAATGGCCCGACAGGCGCCAAGGGTCGTCGTCGCCGCCGCAAGCCCGTGCAACGCCCTCATGCCGAGGCGGCTGCGGTCGTCCAGAGCGGAATGGGCGGCATCGCCTTCATGACGCGGGACAGCCGTCCTGCGCGGCCGCAGGAGCAGCGGCAGTCACCCAAATCGGTGCAGGGACGTCATCGCGACTCCCGGCGTCCGCAGCGTTAA
- the infA gene encoding translation initiation factor IF-1, with product MAKEELIQFEGLVTEILPDARYRVQLDAGHEIVAYTAGKMKKNRIKTLAGDRVTVEMSPYDLEKGRLIFRHKDERSSAPRPPGPPRGNQQFRRR from the coding sequence ATGGCCAAGGAAGAACTGATCCAATTCGAAGGACTCGTTACCGAGATCCTTCCTGATGCCCGCTACCGTGTCCAGCTCGATGCTGGGCACGAGATCGTCGCCTATACGGCCGGCAAGATGAAGAAGAACCGCATCAAGACGCTGGCCGGCGATCGGGTGACGGTCGAGATGTCGCCTTACGATCTCGAGAAGGGGCGGTTGATCTTCCGCCACAAGGATGAGCGGAGCTCCGCACCGCGCCCGCCGGGGCCGCCGCGGGGCAATCAGCAGTTCCGCCGCCGCTGA
- the urtA gene encoding urea ABC transporter substrate-binding protein, producing the protein MLTQLTTALARPLGRRRMLATAAGLALGLAFGNAAHAQDTIKVGVLHSLSGTMAISETTLKDTILFLIDEQNKKGGVLGKKLEAVVVDPASNWPLFAEKARELITKDKVAVVFGCWTSVSRKSVLPVFKELNSILFYPVQYEGEESERNVFYTGAAPNQQAIPAVDYLMKEEKVERWVLAGTDYVYPRTTNKILEAYLKSKGVKQDDIMINYTPFGHSDWQTIVADIKKFGSAGKKTAVVSTINGDANVPFYKELGNQGIKATDIPVVAFSVGEEELAGIDTKPLVGHLAAWNYFQSIKDPANEEFIKKWQAFTKNPKRVTNDPMEAHVIGFDMWVKAVEKVKSTDPDKVIDALPGIKAKNLTGGESEMLPNHHITKPVFIGEIKPDGQFDVVWKTPGLVAGDAWSKELEGSKDLVGDWVGKKCGNWNTKTNKCGGQGS; encoded by the coding sequence ATGTTGACTCAATTGACCACAGCCCTTGCCCGGCCGCTCGGCCGCCGCAGGATGCTGGCGACCGCCGCGGGCCTCGCGCTCGGCCTGGCGTTCGGCAACGCCGCACACGCCCAGGACACGATCAAGGTCGGCGTCCTGCATTCACTGTCGGGCACCATGGCGATCAGCGAAACCACGCTGAAGGACACCATCCTGTTTCTGATCGACGAGCAGAACAAGAAGGGTGGCGTGCTGGGCAAGAAGCTCGAGGCGGTGGTGGTCGACCCGGCTTCGAACTGGCCGCTGTTTGCCGAGAAGGCCCGCGAGCTGATCACCAAGGACAAGGTCGCGGTCGTGTTCGGCTGCTGGACCTCGGTCTCGCGCAAGTCGGTGCTGCCGGTGTTCAAGGAGCTGAACTCGATCCTGTTCTACCCCGTGCAATACGAGGGTGAGGAATCCGAGCGCAACGTGTTCTACACCGGCGCTGCGCCGAACCAGCAAGCGATCCCGGCGGTCGATTACCTGATGAAGGAAGAGAAGGTGGAACGCTGGGTGCTCGCCGGCACCGACTACGTCTATCCGCGCACCACGAACAAGATCCTGGAAGCCTACTTGAAGTCCAAGGGCGTCAAGCAGGACGACATCATGATCAACTACACGCCGTTCGGCCACTCCGATTGGCAGACGATCGTCGCCGACATCAAGAAGTTCGGCTCGGCAGGCAAGAAGACGGCCGTGGTCTCCACCATCAATGGCGACGCCAACGTGCCGTTCTACAAGGAGCTCGGCAACCAGGGTATCAAGGCCACCGACATTCCGGTCGTCGCCTTCTCGGTCGGCGAAGAAGAGCTGGCTGGCATCGACACCAAGCCATTGGTCGGCCACCTCGCCGCCTGGAATTACTTCCAGTCGATCAAGGACCCGGCGAACGAGGAGTTCATCAAGAAATGGCAGGCCTTCACCAAGAACCCGAAGCGCGTCACCAACGATCCGATGGAGGCGCATGTGATCGGCTTCGACATGTGGGTAAAGGCGGTCGAGAAGGTGAAGTCCACCGATCCTGACAAGGTGATCGACGCATTGCCGGGCATCAAGGCCAAGAACCTGACCGGCGGCGAATCCGAGATGCTGCCGAACCACCACATCACCAAGCCGGTGTTCATCGGCGAGATCAAGCCGGACGGCCAGTTCGACGTGGTGTGGAAGACGCCGGGTCTGGTGGCCGGCGATGCATGGTCAAAGGAGCTGGAAGGCTCGAAGGATCTGGTCGGCGACTGGGTCGGAAAGAAGTGCGGCAACTGGAACACCAAGACCAACAAGTGCGGCGGCCAGGGATCATAG
- a CDS encoding TadE/TadG family type IV pilus assembly protein, whose amino-acid sequence MARDDRGAAAVEFAIIAPLMLTLVFGTAEVSTAVSIDRKVVQTARSLSDLVAQSMVINDADMTNIFNAASAIMTPYSTTPLRIKVSAINIDANGVAKVGWSQASNDTARTVGSTVTLPTALAMPNSQLIWSEIAYDYTPPVAYVVTGPLKLSDQFFARPRQSTTVCWNSC is encoded by the coding sequence ATGGCCCGCGACGATCGCGGCGCAGCCGCCGTCGAATTCGCGATCATCGCGCCGCTCATGCTGACGCTCGTCTTCGGCACGGCGGAAGTCTCAACCGCGGTCTCGATCGACCGCAAGGTCGTGCAGACGGCGCGCTCGCTATCAGATCTGGTCGCGCAGTCGATGGTGATCAACGACGCGGACATGACCAACATCTTCAATGCCGCATCGGCGATCATGACGCCCTATTCGACGACGCCGCTTCGCATCAAGGTGTCCGCGATCAACATCGATGCCAACGGGGTTGCGAAGGTAGGCTGGAGCCAGGCCTCCAACGACACGGCCCGCACTGTCGGCTCCACCGTGACGCTTCCAACTGCGCTCGCCATGCCGAACTCGCAGTTGATCTGGAGCGAGATCGCCTATGACTACACGCCCCCGGTGGCTTACGTCGTGACTGGACCGCTGAAGCTGTCGGACCAGTTCTTTGCCCGACCACGCCAGTCGACCACCGTCTGTTGGAATTCATGCTGA
- a CDS encoding TadE/TadG family type IV pilus assembly protein produces MLACALRRIRKDRDGSAAVQFALIGIPFLMTLFAIFEIALAFFANQALETAVQDSARQIMTGQVQMAGKSAAQFKSDMCQRVATLFNCDAVDIDVKSYPTFAAVDVNRPVDSSGNYIQQSRFEPGSAGNIVVVRATYRWPLFVTGLGFSLGDVDGNTKRLLVATAAFRNEPGPF; encoded by the coding sequence ATGCTTGCGTGTGCGCTGCGACGCATCCGCAAAGATCGCGACGGCTCCGCCGCCGTTCAGTTCGCACTGATCGGAATTCCATTCCTGATGACGCTGTTTGCGATCTTTGAGATTGCATTGGCGTTCTTCGCGAACCAGGCTCTGGAAACTGCGGTCCAGGACTCCGCCCGGCAGATCATGACGGGGCAGGTTCAGATGGCGGGCAAGAGCGCGGCACAGTTCAAAAGTGACATGTGCCAGCGTGTCGCAACGTTGTTCAATTGCGACGCCGTCGATATCGACGTCAAAAGTTACCCGACATTCGCGGCGGTCGATGTCAATCGTCCTGTCGATTCATCCGGCAACTACATCCAGCAGTCGCGCTTCGAACCAGGCAGCGCCGGCAACATCGTTGTCGTGCGCGCCACCTATCGTTGGCCGCTGTTTGTGACCGGGCTCGGCTTCAGCCTCGGCGATGTCGATGGAAACACCAAACGTCTTCTCGTCGCGACCGCGGCGTTCCGCAACGAGCCCGGACCGTTCTAA
- the urtC gene encoding urea ABC transporter permease subunit UrtC: protein MTHILIRSLDRSATIFLLVVAAIGIVVPLLNLLVPPTSAFHVPTYIVALFGKYLCYALLALSIDLIWGYCGILSLGHGAFFALGGYAMGMYLMRQIGNRGVYGNPTLPDFMVFLNWKELPWYWHGFDHFWFAALMILAVPGLLAFAFGWLAFRSRVTGVYLSIITQAMTYALLLAFFRNDFGFGGNNGLTDFKDILGFSVQAQGTRAALFMLSALALIAGFVICRTIVTSKLGKVLIAIRDAEPRTRFLGYRVESYKLFVFTLSACMAGVAGALYVPQVGIINPSEFAPANSIEAVIWVAVGGRGTLTGAVLGAVLVNYAKTVFTSGVLAPYWLFMLGALFVLVTLLMPRGIIGTLQQWWAPWRAQHIPLRRGPDATSAQTHPAE, encoded by the coding sequence ATGACCCATATCCTGATCCGCTCGCTTGACCGCAGCGCCACGATCTTCCTCTTGGTCGTCGCCGCCATCGGCATCGTCGTTCCGCTACTCAACCTGCTGGTCCCGCCGACGTCCGCCTTCCACGTCCCGACCTATATCGTGGCGCTGTTCGGCAAGTATCTCTGCTATGCGCTGCTGGCGCTCTCGATCGACCTGATCTGGGGCTATTGCGGCATCCTTTCGCTCGGCCACGGCGCCTTTTTCGCACTCGGCGGCTATGCGATGGGCATGTACCTGATGCGGCAGATCGGTAACCGAGGCGTTTACGGCAACCCGACCTTGCCCGACTTCATGGTGTTCCTGAACTGGAAGGAGCTGCCCTGGTACTGGCATGGCTTCGACCACTTCTGGTTTGCCGCGCTGATGATTCTTGCCGTACCGGGTCTGCTCGCCTTCGCCTTCGGCTGGCTCGCCTTCCGCTCGCGCGTCACCGGCGTGTATCTGTCGATCATCACCCAGGCGATGACCTATGCGCTGCTGCTCGCCTTCTTTCGCAACGACTTCGGCTTCGGCGGCAACAACGGCCTGACTGATTTCAAGGACATCCTCGGCTTCAGCGTGCAGGCGCAAGGCACCCGCGCGGCGCTGTTCATGCTGAGCGCCCTGGCGCTGATCGCAGGCTTCGTCATCTGTCGCACGATCGTCACCTCCAAGCTCGGCAAGGTACTGATCGCGATCCGCGATGCGGAACCACGCACACGCTTTCTCGGCTACCGCGTCGAATCCTATAAGCTGTTCGTATTCACGCTGTCAGCCTGCATGGCCGGTGTCGCGGGCGCGCTGTATGTGCCGCAAGTGGGCATCATCAATCCGAGCGAGTTCGCGCCGGCCAACTCGATCGAGGCCGTCATCTGGGTGGCGGTCGGCGGCCGTGGCACACTCACCGGCGCGGTGCTCGGCGCGGTGCTCGTCAACTACGCCAAGACCGTGTTCACCTCTGGCGTGCTCGCCCCTTATTGGCTGTTCATGCTCGGGGCGCTGTTCGTGCTGGTGACGCTGCTGATGCCGCGCGGCATCATCGGCACGCTGCAGCAGTGGTGGGCACCATGGCGCGCCCAGCACATTCCGCTCAGGCGCGGGCCCGACGCCACGTCGGCGCAAACCCATCCGGCGGAG